The following proteins are encoded in a genomic region of Macrobrachium nipponense isolate FS-2020 chromosome 44, ASM1510439v2, whole genome shotgun sequence:
- the LOC135204356 gene encoding V-type proton ATPase subunit e-like — protein MAAAAIPVILMTLFWGVVGIVLPIILPKGPNRSLMQCILVITAAACWLFWFCCYMHQMNPLIGPQLHTTTLIALNKLWEGN, from the exons ATGGCAGCAGCAGCTATCCCCGTGATATTAATGACCTTATTTTGGGGTGTGGTGGGTATTGTTTTGCCCATTATACTCCCAAAAGGTCCAAATCGAAG tttaatGCAGTGTATCCTGGTAATAACAGCAGCAGCTTGTTGGTTATT CTGGTTTTGTTGTTATATGCACCAGATGAATCCTCTGATCGGTCCGCAACTCCATACGACGACACTTATTGCCCTAAACAAACTTTGG